From Clostridium sp. SY8519:
AGGAACACCTGGAAATGAAGGAGTACAGATACTATATCTTCTGCGAGGGAGAACAGACAGAGCCGCGTTACTTCAGTGGTTTTAAAAAGCTGATTGAAGATAATCCTATTTATCGCGATATGGTTTTGATCCAGATTGAACCATGCGGCGCAGAAACAATGCGAGTGATCGGTCAGGCTGAACGGTATGTCAAAGAGAATCAGATCACCAAGGGTCAGATCTGGTGTGTCTATGATAAAGACAGCTTCCCTGCTCAGAACTTCAATGGGGTTGTCACCCGGGCTGAGTCTCTGAACAAAGAGAACCCATTGGTGCAGTACCATGCAGCATGGAGCAACGAGTGCATAGAATTCTGGTTCATGCTGCATTTTGCCTACTATACGTCGAACAATCATCGGACGGAATACATACGCTTTCTCAATGAAAGATACGCTCAGCTGGGGTTGGGCAAGTATAAGAAAAACTCCGCCGATACGTTCGATATCCTGATGACGCACGGAAACCCAAAACTGGCAGCCAGATATGCCAAGAGGATTATTAAAGAACATAAAGGTCTTTCTCCGACAGATATTGCACCGGGGACCAAGGTGTACGAACTGGTAGAGGAACTGGCAAAATATCTGCCGGAGGAATCAAAAAAACATTATATTGACTAATCGAGGAGGATTAATTTGCAGAAAAAAACAGGAGTCCATTTTTATATTAACATTGCGAATTTTGATGATGTTGCTGAGAAGGAAGAGGCTGTAACCCGGGAGGTAAAACACTCCATACATGAGTTGGATACATTCTTTAGTTCTGTAGAGGCATATGGCCTGAAGCATTATCCGGGACTGTTTATAGTCGAAAAGATTACTGGTTCACGTCTTCATATGTACGTAGTAAGTGACAGCATTCCCAAGACATTTGAAATTGTTTCTGCTGTCACAAAGTATGCATTCGAATTAGCAGGACATCTGAATGCCAATGTGTCAAAATATAAAACTCTTCTGCCATTCATTATCCATGCCGGAGCGTGTTACGGCCCGTTTTATGAGTTTGAGTTCAAACGCAAAGATGCCGATGAAATGACTACAATTGGATTTGCGGCAAACTATGCGGCCAAACTGCAGAGTCTGGCAAGCCCGTCTCGTGTTCTGATTTCAGAAAATATATATGACGCGTTAACTGCGGATCAGAAGAAATGCTTTAGCAGAATAACGTCAGCCGCAATAAGAAAATATGATCAGACATGTTGCTATGATGCAGAAATTGCTAAGCTTCCTGTAAGGTACAATTTTAAAAGAGATTTTGAAAGAGCTGTAGAAATAGCGAAAAAAGTTGATTTACAGGACATGTATTTCCGGTCTGCGAATCAACCATTGAATTACAGAAATCTCTCAAAGACTGAATGTAAGGAAATTAAAGGCATCCCGCTATTTGCAGATGTCAGAGATTTCACATCTCAGTTTGACGAAGATGGCGCAAACTTAGAAGAGATGGCTGTGAAGACTCAAAACATACTTACGGCTATGTATGATGTTGTCGAAGAAAGAAATGGTATTCATGTTCAGTTCCAGGGTGACCGGGAGATGGCGCTGTTCCATGATTACGGGGATTACTCATGCGTTGTGGATGCAGTAATTGCCGGCCTTAAGATAATCGACGCTGTCAAGGGATATCAGGTATCTGTAGGTGTCGGTCAGTCTATCGGAAGACTGTTTGCGGCAAAAATAGGAGCCAGAGGTGAAAAAGACAATATCCTGTTAGGGAGAACCGTTGGAGAGGCTGATAAAAATGAAGACGAAAATGCAGATAAAAACCAACTGGTATTATCAGCAGATTTATACGAACAGTTAAAGCAGAAAAACAGCAGTCTGTCATCATTGTTCAAAAAGAAAGATGGTGATGTGTATTATACGGATTTAGGATATCACGGATATCTTACGCAGGAATCTCGCAAGCAGCTTAAGCATGATAATGCCAACAACAACTACAACAAAGCCTGGGGGACATTCGTTGACTGAAATAGAGAGTGCAAGAGAATACATCGAAGATGTTTTTGCAGACATCCGGCAGGCCAGGGAGACGTATCCATTCATTGAAGCAACATTACTGCCTACAGTGAATCCAGAGCCAATACAATTGAAGGTTGTAGCAGTTAATAAATCTCTTCTTGAACGGACACATGCCAAATGCGAAGACTTTGTCGGACCGTACTCCAGAGAACTTAAAATTATCGTTCCTTTTGATTATAAGAAGGTCGGCTGTAAAGTTTACGGAGGAAAGTGGATTGATACAAAACTGGTCAAGGAAGAGTATCAACATTTTAACGGTAAGAGGAAAGACGGCTGTTATCTGTTCTGTGTCGGCGTTCCGGAGTCATTTCCGCAAATGGAGAATGTAATACTGGAAAATATAAGAACAGCGGAGAAAATGTTGATCGCCTATGAACTATATCAGACAGGGGAAACCAGGTCATTAGAGCTGAATGCATATTCGCATGGAACGAAAGGAATCAATGAGTACGCCAAAGATAAGAAAAGATACAAAGGGAAATAGAAAAGGTGCCGCTCCTCAAGAAAAACCCATTCCAGAGGAAAAGCATGACAGCGGTCTTCTGGAGCGCAGCAAATACAGTCTGGATCTGATTAATACCTGGATAACGTCAGCTGATTCAAAAATCAGTACTTCCTGCGGAATTGTTTCTGTGGTGGTGGCAGTGCTGGTTTTCGTTGCCGAGAACATATTATCAAAAATCGATAGAACTAATGGGGCAATTGAGCCTTGGAAAACACTGTTCATTATTACTGCCGCAGGAGCGGTGATTACATTTACATTATCACTTTTTTTCCATCTTCTCGCCCTCAGTCCTAAGTTCTTTGCAGGGAAAAACACGGGAGATCAGAGCAAGAATAAGAAATGCAATATCTTCTATGAGGACATAAAAGATTATAAAGATGCTGAAGATTATATTAGTGCCGTACGAAAAACGTCAGAAAACCAATTCGTGGACGATGTCCTTCTGGAAACGTATTGCAACTCTAAAATCTGTTCAACGAAGATGCATAGATTCAAAAGAGGGTTATGGACGGCATTTACTTCGATAGTTCTCATCTTTATCTGTGCGCTATGCTATTTCCTGATGTACCATCATTGACAATACTTAAGCAACGTAATTACAACATGCTGAGCGATCACTCGAACAGAGTGGCCCTCAGCTCTTTTTTGTTTTTGGGGGGTGATGAATCGTCACCCCCTTTGGAGCCTTTGTTTTCAAAGGTTTCCATGCCGATCCACATCCGAAATCATATCAAAACTGCCTGATTCGGGCCCAAATGAGGGATTCTTCATCCCTTCGAAATACAGACGTTCCCGACTACACTTGAACCATCACGAACGGGAACAAACGCATCTCATACGTCATTCCCAAACCTTACAACCTACATATCGGAAGCCTGACATGCATTAAGGGCTGAGGATACATATGCCGCAGATTCCACTTTTTGGAAATCGGCATCGGTACCCTTTCTTTAATGCATCCTGATTCAGGCATTGAAAGGCAGGCTCATCCGGCGGCAGTGTATCTTCTGCTCTCCGCATCAGGCGGAAAGGATGAGACATGTATTTCGATCAGAAGGAATTTGGCAAGCGGTTAAAGGAGATCCGCATGGTACATGGCCTGACACAGGAAAAGCTGGCGGAGGAGCTGAATATCAGCTGGGATCATCTCAGCAAGATCGAGCGGGGAGCCAGAAGCTGCTCCATTGATTTACTTATCGCTATCTCCGGATATTTCGGAGTCAGCACGGATTATCTGCTCACAGGGAAAGAAATGAGCAAAGAAAGGAACCGGATCTTATCAGTAATACGGGATCTAACAGAGATTGCACAGTCATTGTAAGAAGCCGGACCCGGACAAACTGGGTGGGTAAATACGGACTCCCAGTCCCTAAAGAAAAAAGGGAGCCTCCCATAGAATGGTCATAGCAGCAATCCAGTTGCTGCGAAATGCACCATGACAACTGCATAGCATTCTTCAGACACGACCCTGTGACGAAGAGCGACGTTCACGGCAAATGCAATAATCTCCCACTGCGGGAAGAAGCGGTAGGCCGGTGATAAACGCAGGATGGCTTCCTGCGCAGCATTGAGGCGTCACAGGATAATGAGACTTCCGTCCGGGATTCCGGGCGGCTCGGTGAGAACCACGGAGGGGTTAGATTCCCATGGATCCGGTAAGCTTCCGGACGTCTGAATGTATTCCCTTATTTTCCGGGGGCGTCGGGGACAAATACGGAAAGAGCATACAACGATTTTAAGCCGAATGGCTTTGAAGATATGTAGGGCAGGCTGTGAAAACGGCCTGTCGGTACATAGGAAGGAGGAACACATGGATCTGAATGATTTAAAGATTGATCCGGAGTTCGAGGAAAAGATACCTCCACTGACAGAGGACGAGTTTTCGCTTCTTGAGCAGAACATAGTTGCTGACGGAGAGGTTCTGGATCCTTTGATCATCTGGAACAATACGATCCTGGACGGGCATAACCGATACCGGATCCTGCAAAAACATCCGGAGATTCCATTCAGGACTTATCCCAAAGACTTTTCAGATAAGTATGAAGCCATTGCCTGGATCTGCAATAACCAGCTTGGCCGGAGAAATCTGACGCCGGAGCAGAGACGGTATCTGATTGGCAAACGCTACGAAGCAGAAAAAGCTTCACATGGAGGCCATTATACAGAACGCGATGCAGAAACAGGTCAATTCACCGTAAGTCTTTCGGGAGAAGACTTACGGCTGCCCGAAAGAACAAGTGAAAAGATCGCTGCAGAAACAAACACCAGCAGAAGCTTTGTAGAAAATGCAGAACGCTTTGCTAAAGGAGTTGACGCGGCGGAGGCGGTAGTGCCGGGAATTCGAACAGAAATACTTTCAGGATCTCTGAAAGCCAAGAGAGATGATGTTGCCGCCATCGCCCGTGCCGCGCCGGAGGACAGAGCTGAACTTGCAGAGCAGCTCCGGCAGCCAAGAGCAAAACCGGAGAAAACTGAAGAACCGGAAGAAATCGACGAGGAAGATTTTGAAGAACAGGAATCCGAAGTGTATGACACGCCGGTCCGGATTCCGAAAACGAGAGAGATCCTGGCGCTGGCTGAGAGCATGAACCATTCTGAAGGACAGGCGATCGGTACGGTCGAGGACATGATCTACGAAATGAACAGTGCTATGCAGGACATGATCTTCCGCTGGAACTTCTGTAAGGAGGCTTACGCCGGTCCGGTCAGAAGCCGGGACGGAAAGCGTCAGATCAAAGATCTTGCTACCGAAGGTATCGAATATCTGAAAGAAATTAGGAAGGGGGCTTTGTGGAAAGATGAACCAGTTTGTGATCAGTGAGAAAGCAACTATCCGGCTTTCCAATATTATCGCCGTTGTTACAGATGAGAATGACAGACATATCGCCTTTCTCGACAACGGCATGTGGATTGAAATCTCTTGGAACATGTACAGAAAAATCATGGCTGTGATCTGGAACAGCTGAAAGGAGTAGCGATGAAAACAAATGAATTTACTTATAAGGTCATGGACCTGAATACGGCGCAGCTGGAGATCCCACGGGAAACCTACCAGAGAGAACTGAGCCCGGACAGGGTGAGACGGATCGTCAAGGCTTTTGATGAACGCATTGCAAATGAGCCGAAGGTCAGCTATCGGGGCGGTCACTATTACGTATTTGACGGCCAGCACACCATTGCCGCCAGGAAGCTCCGCAATGACAACCAGGACCTTAAAGTGCGCTGCAAAGTGTATTTCGGAATGTCCGATAAAGACGAGGCTCTTCTCTTCGCCCAGCAGACCGGTGCTTCCGCCAAGCTTTCCGCCGGTGTGAAGATCCGGGCCAAGATATTTGGCGGCGATCCGGAAGCGGTCCAGTTTAAGGACGCGACAGAGGCCGTTGGTCTCCGGCTCGATTACGAGCAGGACAAGGGAAAGAAACGTCTTCCCTGTATCAGTACCGCTTTCACTGCTTTCCAGAAGCTTGGACCGGAACGGTACATGGAGATGCTGCAGGTCATCCTGGATGCCTGGAACGGTGCACCGGATTCCTTCCGGAGAGAGAACGTTCAGGGTATCTCCGCTTTTGTGGATCTCTATCATGACGAATATGATCCGAAGCGCCTGGTAAGCCGGCTGAAGCGCTATGATCCGCTTCACATCTATCGCGAAGGGAAGGCCAGCGGCCTGAACCTTGCCGGCTACAAGAAATATCTGAACCAGGTATGGCTCATGTACAACGGAAGCAGCCGGAAGAATGCTCTTCCCCAGAAATACTGATCGGAGGAACTGCCCATGAAGACAAGAGAAATAAGACCCGGATGGTTCTTCCGGAGAGGCGATATTTATCTGGCAAACCTGAATCCGTTCACGGGATCCGAGCAGGGTGGTACGCGGCCGGTACTGGTCCTTCAGAATAATGATGGAAACTTCTATTGTCCCACCCTGATCGTGGCGCCGATGACAACGCAGATCAAAAAGCGGAACCAGCCGACACATTATCTGATCAAAAACAACCGTGCGCTTTCGGCTCCTTCGATGGTCGAATTCGAGCAGATCAAGACGATCGACAAGAGCCGGATCAAAGGTTATCTCGGGAAATTAACGAAAGAGCAGCTCGGCGAGATTGATGATTACCTGAAGATCAGCCTGGGAATGTATATCCCGGAGACTGTCGAAGCACCGTAAATACAGAGGAGGATGACCATGGACGAGATAAGAATAGATGAGAATGCAGTTGAGGAACAGGAAACTACAGACTTTGAACTGAATGCGGATGACGCAGGTGCAGTTCCGGAAAGCCGCTGTTATACAGTGGAGGATCTGCAGGCCATCCTGATGATCAGCAAGAGCAGCGTTTACAACCTTCTGAAGAAGAAAGAATTCCGTTGGATCAGAGTTGGCAGGTCAGGGTATCGGATCTCCAGAAAAAGCTTCGACGAATGGCTGGATCAAACGGCCTGATATCTGTCAAGGATCTCGTTTCAGCAAAATGGCGGAATCGACATCCTAACATTTCCGAAGAAGGATTGATAGCTTATATCCAGGTCGAACGGCCTGGATATAACTATATGAGAGGAGGCGCTGAAAATGCCGGAGAAAAAGAAAACGACGATGTCCGTGGCAGAAATGCGGAAGCTGCTAGGGCTTAAAAAGACGGACTCCTACTGGCTGGTACATAAGAACTGCTTTGAGACGATCATGGTCAATGGGAAGATGCGGATCGTGATCGACAGCTTCGAAAAATGGTATGCCAACCAGATCAAGCACAAAAAAGTGGAAGGCCCGCCGCCCGGTGAAGAGCTGAAGGCATATTCGTACTCTGTCCGTGACATAGCACAGCTGCTGTCGATAGACGAAGCGTCTGTGTATTACCTGATCAAACGGGATCAGATTCCGACCTTCAAAGTCGAGACCTGGACCCGGATCCGCAAGGATGATTTTGAAAAATGGTATGCATCCCAGAATAAGCACAGGACACAGGAAGATCGTGAGAAGGATGCGCAGTTGGAAGCAGAGACCCTGACAATGCCGGAAATGGCCAGAGAGCTGTATATTTCCCGAAAGGATGTTTACAACATTCTGTCAAAAAAGGAAAACAGCGGTGTTTTCGATATTGTTGTTATCGCGGATAAGAAAAGGATAACGCGGGCAAGTTTTGAGCGATGGTATGCCAGCCAGTCGGAATACCGGAAGCTGTCAGACCGGACGCCGGAGGAACTGGCGCAGATCCGGATGACGGAAAAGAAAAGGGAAGCTCCGCGGCTGGAAGTTGATCCGGACAAGCCCAGCTATAACGTTCGGGAAACGGCGGTTCTTATGGATCTTACTCCCGATGAAGTCCGCCAGCTGATCCGTGACGGGAAACTGGCAGCAAAGAAATACGGTGCCACGTATATCGTTCGGAGAGAAACCATTGACTGGTGGACCACGCAGCAGAAGCTCTTCGCGGAATCATAAGGAGGTGCAGATTATATGGCGTCAATCGTTCAGAAGAAAAACCGGTATTATGTGGTCTATCTGTATGATACAGAGGACGGACAGCGGAAACAGAAATGGGAATCTTTCAAAACGAAAGACGAGGCTAAAAGGCGAAAGGCTGAAATAGAATACAGGCAGGAACTCGGAAGTCTTGTAATTCCCAAGTGCAAGACCGTTGAAGAACTTCTCAAAGAGTATGTTTCTCTTTACGGAAAGAATACCTGGTCGATGTCCATGTATGAAGGCAGCACAGGCCTGATTAACAATTATATCAATCCGATCATTGGAACAATGAAGCTTTCGGATGTAACGCCCCGGGTACTGGAAAAGTACTATATGTCTCTCCTGCAGACAAAGGCGGTGGTCCGCTGTACAGATAAGCAGTATACAAAACGAGAAACTCCGGGAAAAAGAGACAGCTTCGTAACCCCCGGTACGGTACGGAGAGTACATAAGCTCTTGAACAGTGCTTTTACACAGGCAATGAAGTGGGAACTGATCGAGAAGAATCCGGCACAGCTGGCAACAGTTCCGAAAGCCGAGAAGAAAGTCAGAGCAATCTGGGACGCTGACACACTATTCCATGCGATTGAGGTTTGCGAAGATGAACGTCTGAAAATGGCAATCAATCTATCGTTCTCCTGTTCTTTGAGAATCGGGGAACTGCTCGGATTGACATGGGACTGTGTGGATGTATCGGAGGAAAGTCTGGCAGAAGGAAAAGCTTCGATTTTTGTTAATAAGGAGCTGCAGCGTGTCAGAAAAAGCACGATGAAAACACTTGAAAAGAAGGATATCCTCTGTGTATTTCCGGAACAGGTCAGCGATTCTACCACGGTGCTCGTACTCAAAAAGCCTAAGACGCTGACCAGTACAAGGCGGGTGTATCTGCCGAAGACAGTGGCGGAAATGCTGATCGACTGGAAAAAGGATCAGGATCTGGCGAAAGAAGAACTGGGAGACGAATATCATGATTATCAGCTGGTCTTGGCGGGCCCTTTCGGCACACCGATGGAGAGCTCTCGGATCAGTGTTTTATTCAATCAGCTGACCAAGGAGCATGATCTGCCGAAGGTCGTTTTCCACAGCCTGCGTCATTCCAGCATCACCTATAAGCTGAAACTGAATGGCGGCGATGTGAAATCCGTGCAGGGTGATTCCGGTCATGCGCAGGCCAAGATGGTCACAGACCAGTACTCGCACATTCTGGATGAGGATCGCAAAAACAATGCCCAGATCTTTGAAGATGTCTTCTATCAGAAAAAAACGCCCGGGCAGATCGCGGCCGAGCAGGCCAGCCAGTCCGCCGGCATCGATCCGGAGCTTCTGATGAAGGTCCTTACAAATCCGGAGATGGCAAAGCTGCTGAAGGCGCTGGCAGGGACAATAGAATAAGGCACTGAAGAATGCAGTCTTGTGAATAATCATGAGGCTGCATTTTCTGATTAAGAGAGCCGATGAACATCTAAAAAAGTCGCGTGCTCATAACATATAAAACGCCAATATTAGAAATTTCTAAAAAACGTCTAATAGCGAGTGGTGGTTTTCAATGGTTTTGGATGGTTTCAGATGTTCTTCAATGATTTCGAAAACAAGAAAGAACATTGAGATTATGGGGCTTCAGAGGCCTTCAGTGAACTTCAATGAGTTTCCGTACATAACACTCAAGGCTTCTCCTAAGCGCTAGCTGTGGGTTCGATTCCCGCACGGGACGTTGGGCATAAGCGGAAATGATCAGCAAGAATGCGATATCATTTCCGCTTTTTTATTGTACGCAGGATGCCGGGAGCGTCAGCAAAGGCATCTGTGGGTCGTGACAATAATCTTTCGCAAAGGTCCATCCATATATGAGGAGAAAATTCATTATGGAATTTTTCAGCAGCGCAGTCACTGTACTGCAGACGCTGGAATTTCAGCAGCTCGAAATCAGGGCAGGCAGCTCTTTCGCCAGAGTTTTACGCAGGGACAGCATGGCAGGATTATTTTCACACTCCTTGCGGTATGCCAGCACGATGGAATGTGTGTCGGGAAGGGGAAAAAAATCAAACTGATCCATGTATACCGGCTGACTCCACAGATCCATGACGGCCACTCCCTGTCCGTTTTCCACCATGGAGATCATGGTGGCCTGGTTTTTTACTCGTTTGATTTTTGGGCTGAAGTGATAGCGTTGGAAGACCCTGAAGATCTCATCATTGATATCAGGAGATGTTTTATCATCATACAGAAAGAATGTTTCATCCTGAAATTGCAGTGGTGAAGATGGGCGCGGAAAGTATTTCGGGTACAGGATCACTTTTGGCAGCTGATAGATCGGCTTGCGTTCCAGCTGTGGGGAATTGAAAAGGCGGGTGTCTATCGTCAGCACCAGATCCAAGTCATTTTGCAGCACAAGCTGGAACAAATGGTCAAAAGGATGACATTCCACTTCAATGTTAATATAGGGGTACTCCTGTTCCAGAACTCTGAGCATTGCAGGAAGAAAGCGGGAGATCGACCAGCCGGAAGCATAGCCAAACCGCAGGGTCCTGGAAGAACGTCTCTTGAGCTGGTCACTTTTCTGGCGGGCGGTTTGAAATTCTCTCTGACAGTTTGAAAACGCCTCAAAATAAATCCGCCCGCTTTCTGTAAGCTCCAGCGGCTTGCCAGGCGTACGAATGAACAGCCTGGTATCTAATTCCCGCTCCAGCGAAGCGATCGTACGGCTGATTCCCGGCTGTGTTTGGTAAAGGTTTTCCGCTGCGCGAGAAAAATTTTTCTCTTTGGCTGCTTCCAGAAAACAGATAATCTGATTGTCATTCATGCTGACTGCCTCCTTCCATATCTATGTTTCTACGATCATCATAACAGATTTGATATGCTATTGAAAGGAATACGTATTTCAAATCAGGTCGTGTAAGTGAGATAATTCAATCAAACATATTACATCAAGTTAATCAAGTTACATCAAGTTAATCAAGTTTATAAGGATCAAATGAATCAAGGAGGTTTTACGTATGTCTTTTGAGTATCGTCCGATGCGCAGCGTGATCTATGTGGACTGTGTCCGCGAAGAGTACCGCCACCGGCTTCAGCACTGGGTATATGCGGTTCATGTGCCTGACAGCATCAGTAAATTTGCACCATATTGCAATAAATATGCATTTTACAATGCGCTCCCGGTGCCGCCGGAG
This genomic window contains:
- a CDS encoding helix-turn-helix domain-containing protein is translated as MPEKKKTTMSVAEMRKLLGLKKTDSYWLVHKNCFETIMVNGKMRIVIDSFEKWYANQIKHKKVEGPPPGEELKAYSYSVRDIAQLLSIDEASVYYLIKRDQIPTFKVETWTRIRKDDFEKWYASQNKHRTQEDREKDAQLEAETLTMPEMARELYISRKDVYNILSKKENSGVFDIVVIADKKRITRASFERWYASQSEYRKLSDRTPEELAQIRMTEKKREAPRLEVDPDKPSYNVRETAVLMDLTPDEVRQLIRDGKLAAKKYGATYIVRRETIDWWTTQQKLFAES
- a CDS encoding tyrosine-type recombinase/integrase; this encodes MASIVQKKNRYYVVYLYDTEDGQRKQKWESFKTKDEAKRRKAEIEYRQELGSLVIPKCKTVEELLKEYVSLYGKNTWSMSMYEGSTGLINNYINPIIGTMKLSDVTPRVLEKYYMSLLQTKAVVRCTDKQYTKRETPGKRDSFVTPGTVRRVHKLLNSAFTQAMKWELIEKNPAQLATVPKAEKKVRAIWDADTLFHAIEVCEDERLKMAINLSFSCSLRIGELLGLTWDCVDVSEESLAEGKASIFVNKELQRVRKSTMKTLEKKDILCVFPEQVSDSTTVLVLKKPKTLTSTRRVYLPKTVAEMLIDWKKDQDLAKEELGDEYHDYQLVLAGPFGTPMESSRISVLFNQLTKEHDLPKVVFHSLRHSSITYKLKLNGGDVKSVQGDSGHAQAKMVTDQYSHILDEDRKNNAQIFEDVFYQKKTPGQIAAEQASQSAGIDPELLMKVLTNPEMAKLLKALAGTIE
- a CDS encoding Pycsar system effector family protein; its protein translation is MERKESMSTPKIRKDTKGNRKGAAPQEKPIPEEKHDSGLLERSKYSLDLINTWITSADSKISTSCGIVSVVVAVLVFVAENILSKIDRTNGAIEPWKTLFIITAAGAVITFTLSLFFHLLALSPKFFAGKNTGDQSKNKKCNIFYEDIKDYKDAEDYISAVRKTSENQFVDDVLLETYCNSKICSTKMHRFKRGLWTAFTSIVLIFICALCYFLMYHH
- a CDS encoding helix-turn-helix domain-containing protein is translated as MDEIRIDENAVEEQETTDFELNADDAGAVPESRCYTVEDLQAILMISKSSVYNLLKKKEFRWIRVGRSGYRISRKSFDEWLDQTA
- a CDS encoding DUF6551 family protein, with translation MKTNEFTYKVMDLNTAQLEIPRETYQRELSPDRVRRIVKAFDERIANEPKVSYRGGHYYVFDGQHTIAARKLRNDNQDLKVRCKVYFGMSDKDEALLFAQQTGASAKLSAGVKIRAKIFGGDPEAVQFKDATEAVGLRLDYEQDKGKKRLPCISTAFTAFQKLGPERYMEMLQVILDAWNGAPDSFRRENVQGISAFVDLYHDEYDPKRLVSRLKRYDPLHIYREGKASGLNLAGYKKYLNQVWLMYNGSSRKNALPQKY
- a CDS encoding type II toxin-antitoxin system PemK/MazF family toxin — encoded protein: MRPGWFFRRGDIYLANLNPFTGSEQGGTRPVLVLQNNDGNFYCPTLIVAPMTTQIKKRNQPTHYLIKNNRALSAPSMVEFEQIKTIDKSRIKGYLGKLTKEQLGEIDDYLKISLGMYIPETVEAP
- a CDS encoding RloB family protein yields the protein MPRKIGTENWRKKRRQEHLEMKEYRYYIFCEGEQTEPRYFSGFKKLIEDNPIYRDMVLIQIEPCGAETMRVIGQAERYVKENQITKGQIWCVYDKDSFPAQNFNGVVTRAESLNKENPLVQYHAAWSNECIEFWFMLHFAYYTSNNHRTEYIRFLNERYAQLGLGKYKKNSADTFDILMTHGNPKLAARYAKRIIKEHKGLSPTDIAPGTKVYELVEELAKYLPEESKKHYID
- a CDS encoding helix-turn-helix transcriptional regulator, which codes for MYFDQKEFGKRLKEIRMVHGLTQEKLAEELNISWDHLSKIERGARSCSIDLLIAISGYFGVSTDYLLTGKEMSKERNRILSVIRDLTEIAQSL
- a CDS encoding LysR family transcriptional regulator, coding for MNDNQIICFLEAAKEKNFSRAAENLYQTQPGISRTIASLERELDTRLFIRTPGKPLELTESGRIYFEAFSNCQREFQTARQKSDQLKRRSSRTLRFGYASGWSISRFLPAMLRVLEQEYPYINIEVECHPFDHLFQLVLQNDLDLVLTIDTRLFNSPQLERKPIYQLPKVILYPKYFPRPSSPLQFQDETFFLYDDKTSPDINDEIFRVFQRYHFSPKIKRVKNQATMISMVENGQGVAVMDLWSQPVYMDQFDFFPLPDTHSIVLAYRKECENNPAMLSLRKTLAKELPALISSC
- a CDS encoding adenylate/guanylate cyclase domain-containing protein → MQKKTGVHFYINIANFDDVAEKEEAVTREVKHSIHELDTFFSSVEAYGLKHYPGLFIVEKITGSRLHMYVVSDSIPKTFEIVSAVTKYAFELAGHLNANVSKYKTLLPFIIHAGACYGPFYEFEFKRKDADEMTTIGFAANYAAKLQSLASPSRVLISENIYDALTADQKKCFSRITSAAIRKYDQTCCYDAEIAKLPVRYNFKRDFERAVEIAKKVDLQDMYFRSANQPLNYRNLSKTECKEIKGIPLFADVRDFTSQFDEDGANLEEMAVKTQNILTAMYDVVEERNGIHVQFQGDREMALFHDYGDYSCVVDAVIAGLKIIDAVKGYQVSVGVGQSIGRLFAAKIGARGEKDNILLGRTVGEADKNEDENADKNQLVLSADLYEQLKQKNSSLSSLFKKKDGDVYYTDLGYHGYLTQESRKQLKHDNANNNYNKAWGTFVD